One genomic region from Solwaraspora sp. WMMD792 encodes:
- a CDS encoding ROK family protein has translation MRTPESPLRQAGLREHHLGLVVRQVAAAQRPPSRAEIAATTGLTRATVSALVDELIGGNLLTEVAPVPRTGAGRPATGLALAADGPAGLGLEINVDYLAACLVDLSGTVRHRAVLPADQRPHPPELVLARLAALADEVLTAPQVRELPLAGAALAVPGLVTGDGLVRLAPNLGWHDVDVAAVLAADGGPLADVPLTVDNEANLAALGELHARHGEPADFVYVSGEIGIGAGIVLDGRLFRGTRGWSGELGHLAVRPDGPSCRCGARGCLEQYAGQEAILRSAGLAGQGLTATEALRQVADRAARSEPQVRRALTAAAAALGVVLAGVVNLLDVQTIVLGGIYAPLAPWLSPVVEAEIGRRVLTVGWSPVTVRASLLGAEAAATGAAGAVVRAVRDHPAPWLAAG, from the coding sequence ATGCGCACGCCAGAATCCCCGCTCCGCCAGGCTGGTCTGCGCGAGCACCATCTCGGGCTGGTGGTCCGCCAGGTCGCCGCCGCCCAGCGCCCACCATCCCGCGCCGAGATCGCCGCGACGACCGGGCTTACCCGGGCCACCGTCTCGGCGCTCGTCGACGAGCTGATCGGCGGCAACCTGCTCACCGAGGTCGCGCCGGTGCCCAGGACGGGTGCCGGCCGGCCGGCGACCGGGCTGGCACTCGCTGCCGACGGCCCGGCCGGTCTCGGCCTGGAGATCAACGTCGACTACCTGGCCGCCTGCCTGGTGGATCTGTCCGGAACGGTACGCCATCGGGCGGTGCTACCGGCGGATCAACGGCCGCACCCGCCGGAGCTGGTGCTGGCCCGGCTCGCCGCGCTGGCCGACGAGGTGCTCACCGCGCCGCAGGTGCGCGAGCTCCCGCTGGCCGGCGCCGCGCTGGCCGTACCCGGGCTGGTGACCGGGGACGGGCTCGTCCGGCTCGCGCCGAACCTCGGCTGGCACGACGTGGACGTTGCCGCCGTGCTGGCCGCCGACGGCGGCCCGCTCGCCGACGTACCGCTGACCGTGGACAACGAGGCCAACCTCGCCGCCCTGGGTGAGCTGCACGCCCGCCACGGCGAGCCGGCCGACTTCGTCTACGTCTCCGGTGAGATCGGCATCGGTGCCGGGATCGTGCTGGACGGCCGCCTGTTCCGGGGCACCCGGGGGTGGAGCGGTGAGCTCGGCCACCTCGCGGTCCGCCCGGACGGGCCGAGCTGCCGCTGCGGGGCACGCGGCTGTCTGGAGCAGTACGCCGGGCAGGAGGCGATCCTGCGCTCGGCCGGCCTGGCCGGGCAGGGGCTGACCGCCACCGAGGCGCTGCGGCAGGTCGCCGATCGGGCGGCACGCTCCGAACCGCAGGTCCGCCGGGCGTTGACGGCGGCGGCCGCCGCGCTCGGCGTGGTGCTCGCCGGGGTGGTCAACCTGCTGGATGTGCAGACCATCGTGCTTGGTGGCATCTACGCGCCGCTGGCACCGTGGCTGTCGCCGGTCGTCGAGGCGGAGATCGGCCGACGGGTGCTGACCGTCGGCTGGTCGCCGGTGACCGTCCGGGCCTCGCTGCTGGGTGCCGAGGCGGCGGCGACCGGCGCGGCCGGCGCGGTGGTCCGGGCGGTACGCGACCACCCGGCACCCTGGCTGGCCGCCGGCTGA
- a CDS encoding lactonase family protein: MRVAEPNPAAETIYLGCYTAEGGGNGTGVMVARRDPATGRLSEPTLAAECASPSFLARHPRRPVLYAVNEVDEGTVSAWSVNGDRLRPLGSQSTGGSSPCHLAFVATGGHLVSANYVSGSVAVHPVDDDGALLPRTDLQTHSGTGPRPDRQEGPHAHMVSPDPDDAGLYVVDLGTDAVHRYLLDLATGTLTEPDPAMAATPGSGPRHLARHPDGRWAYLVGELDASVTAYEIDGAGGLTERERVPASESSAGAAGGAQPAEIAVGPGGRFLYVANRGPDTVAVFSLAAPDQPRYVTEVPSGGHWPRHFAIVGDHLYVANERSDSVGVFVIDPSDGVPAPVGDPVPAPTPTCVLPGF; this comes from the coding sequence GTGCGCGTAGCGGAGCCGAATCCGGCGGCAGAGACGATCTACCTCGGCTGCTACACGGCCGAGGGCGGTGGGAACGGGACCGGGGTGATGGTCGCCCGACGGGACCCGGCGACCGGCCGGCTCAGCGAGCCGACGCTGGCCGCCGAGTGTGCCTCGCCGTCGTTCCTCGCCCGGCACCCGCGCCGTCCGGTGCTGTACGCGGTCAACGAGGTCGACGAGGGCACCGTCAGCGCCTGGTCGGTCAACGGTGACCGGCTGCGTCCGCTGGGTAGCCAGTCCACCGGTGGGTCGAGCCCGTGCCACCTGGCGTTCGTCGCGACGGGTGGGCATCTGGTCAGCGCGAACTATGTCAGCGGCAGCGTCGCGGTGCATCCGGTCGACGACGACGGGGCGCTACTGCCGCGTACCGATCTGCAGACGCATTCGGGCACCGGGCCGCGACCCGACCGGCAGGAGGGCCCGCACGCCCACATGGTCTCCCCGGACCCGGACGATGCCGGGCTGTACGTCGTCGACCTGGGCACCGACGCCGTGCACCGCTACCTGCTCGACCTGGCGACCGGCACGCTGACCGAGCCGGACCCGGCAATGGCGGCGACGCCGGGCAGCGGCCCTCGGCACCTCGCCCGGCACCCCGACGGCCGGTGGGCGTACCTGGTGGGGGAGCTGGATGCCAGCGTTACGGCGTACGAGATCGACGGGGCCGGCGGGCTGACCGAGCGTGAGCGGGTGCCGGCGAGCGAGTCGTCCGCCGGTGCGGCCGGCGGGGCGCAGCCCGCCGAGATCGCGGTCGGGCCGGGCGGCCGGTTCCTCTACGTCGCCAACCGCGGCCCGGACACCGTCGCGGTCTTCTCCCTGGCCGCCCCCGACCAGCCGAGGTACGTCACCGAGGTGCCTTCCGGCGGCCACTGGCCGCGCCACTTCGCGATCGTCGGCGATCATCTGTACGTCGCCAACGAGCGGTCGGACTCGGTGGGCGTGTTCGTGATCGACCCGTCGGACGGGGTGCCGGCCCCGGTCGGCGACCCGGTCCCGGCGCCGACGCCGACCTGCGTCCTGCCGGGTTTCTGA
- a CDS encoding (Fe-S)-binding protein translates to MRVALFVTCVNDVLYPGTGRAVVQLLERLGHTVDFPLDQSCCGQLHGNSGYRAEAIPLVRRFVETFRDHSVVVAPSGSCVAMVRDAYPRLAADDPALAAAVDELRPRVYELSELLVDVLGVTDVGASFPHPVTYHPTCHGLRMLRLGDRPLRLLRAVRGIDLLDLPDAEECCGFGGTFAMRNAAVSSAMLADKCRAVRGTGARYLAAADNSCLAHIGGGLARSRAPVRAVHYAQILAGTAEEPN, encoded by the coding sequence ATGCGTGTCGCACTCTTCGTCACCTGCGTCAACGACGTGCTCTACCCGGGCACCGGACGGGCCGTCGTGCAGTTGCTGGAGCGGCTCGGGCACACTGTCGACTTTCCGCTCGACCAGAGCTGCTGCGGGCAACTGCACGGCAACAGCGGATACCGGGCCGAGGCGATACCCCTGGTCCGCCGGTTCGTCGAGACGTTCCGTGACCACTCGGTGGTGGTCGCGCCGTCCGGTTCGTGCGTGGCGATGGTCCGCGACGCGTACCCGCGGCTGGCCGCCGACGACCCGGCGCTCGCCGCTGCGGTCGACGAGCTGCGACCCCGGGTGTACGAATTGTCCGAGCTGCTGGTCGACGTGCTCGGCGTCACCGACGTCGGAGCCAGCTTCCCGCACCCGGTCACCTACCACCCGACCTGTCACGGGCTGCGGATGCTGCGGCTGGGTGACCGGCCGCTGCGGCTGCTGCGCGCGGTCCGCGGGATCGACCTGCTCGACCTGCCGGACGCCGAGGAGTGCTGCGGTTTCGGCGGCACCTTCGCGATGCGCAACGCCGCCGTCTCCAGCGCCATGCTGGCCGACAAGTGCCGGGCGGTACGCGGCACCGGTGCCCGCTACCTGGCGGCGGCAGACAACTCGTGCCTGGCCCACATCGGCGGCGGGCTGGCCCGGTCCCGGGCACCGGTACGGGCGGTGCACTACGCGCAGATCCTGGCCGGCACGGCGGAGGAGCCGAATTGA
- the xylA gene encoding xylose isomerase gives MTVQPTPADKFSFGLWTVGWQARDQFGDASRGPLDAVEAVHQLANLGAYGITFHDDDLIPFGSDSASRDQHIARFRKALDETGLVVPMVTTNLFGHPIFKDGGFTSNDRSIRRFALRKVLRNIDLAAELGAKTFVMWGGREGSEYDHAKDIRAALDRYREAVDLLGQYVLDRGYDLRFAIEPKPNEPRGDILLPTVGHALAFISSLAHPELVGLNPEVGHEQMAGLNFTHGIAQALWHGKLFHIDLNGQRGVKYDQDLVFGHGDLLNAFSLVDLLENGGPDGTPAYDGPRHFDYKPSRTEDYTGVWASAAANMRTYLLLKERAAAFRADPEVQEALAASKVPDLAVPTLNPGETYTDLLADRASFEDFDPEAVAEQGFHFVRLNQLAVEHLLGAR, from the coding sequence ATGACAGTCCAGCCCACGCCGGCCGACAAATTCTCCTTCGGGCTCTGGACCGTTGGATGGCAGGCCCGCGACCAGTTCGGCGACGCCAGCCGAGGCCCGCTCGACGCCGTCGAGGCGGTGCACCAGCTCGCCAACCTCGGCGCCTACGGCATCACCTTCCACGACGACGACCTGATCCCGTTCGGCTCCGACTCGGCCAGCCGCGACCAGCACATCGCCCGGTTCCGCAAGGCCCTCGACGAGACCGGCCTGGTGGTGCCGATGGTCACCACCAACCTCTTCGGCCACCCGATCTTCAAAGACGGCGGCTTCACCAGCAACGACCGCTCCATCCGGCGGTTCGCGCTGCGCAAGGTGCTGCGCAACATCGACCTCGCCGCCGAACTGGGCGCGAAGACCTTCGTCATGTGGGGCGGCCGGGAAGGCTCCGAGTACGACCACGCCAAGGACATCCGGGCCGCGCTCGACCGCTACCGGGAGGCCGTCGACCTGCTCGGCCAGTACGTCCTCGACCGCGGCTACGACCTGCGCTTCGCCATCGAGCCCAAGCCCAACGAGCCGCGCGGCGACATCCTGCTGCCCACCGTCGGGCATGCGCTCGCGTTCATCTCCAGCCTGGCCCACCCGGAGCTGGTCGGCCTCAACCCCGAGGTCGGCCACGAGCAGATGGCCGGGCTCAACTTCACCCACGGCATCGCCCAGGCCCTGTGGCACGGCAAACTGTTCCACATCGACCTCAACGGCCAGCGCGGCGTCAAGTACGACCAGGACCTGGTCTTCGGCCACGGCGACCTGCTCAACGCGTTCTCCCTGGTCGACCTGCTGGAAAACGGCGGCCCCGACGGCACCCCCGCCTACGACGGCCCCCGGCACTTCGACTACAAGCCGTCGCGCACCGAGGACTACACCGGCGTCTGGGCGTCCGCCGCCGCCAACATGCGCACGTACCTGCTGCTCAAGGAGCGGGCCGCCGCGTTCCGGGCCGACCCCGAGGTGCAGGAGGCCCTGGCCGCCAGCAAGGTCCCGGACCTCGCCGTGCCCACCCTCAACCCCGGCGAGACCTACACCGATCTGCTCGCCGACCGGGCCAGCTTCGAGGACTTCGACCCAGAGGCCGTCGCCGAGCAGGGCTTCCACTTCGTCCGGCTCAACCAGCTCGCGGTCGAGCACCTGCTCGGCGCCCGCTGA
- the xylB gene encoding xylulokinase, with protein MTLVAGVDSSTQSCKVVIRDADTGKLVREGRAAHPDGTEVHPDAWWAALQQAVDAAGGLDDVSAAAVAGQQHGMVCLDETGQVVRPALLWNDTRSAGAAAELIDEFGGGTAGRQAWADAVGLVPVASFTITKLRWLARTEPAAADRTAAVCLPHDWLTWRLAGTGDLAALRTDRSDASGTGYWSAATGQYRPDLLEHAFGRTPLVPTVLGPTDPAGALRSGAPLGPGAGDNAAAALGVGARPGDVIVSIGTSGTVFSVADTPAADPSGTVAGFADTTGRFLPLVATLNAARVLDAAAKMLGVDHERLAELALSAPAGADGLVLVPYLEGERTPDRPTASGSLHGLTLASSTPAHLARAAVEGMLCALADGLDALIAQGAAVNRVILVGGGARSAAVRRIAPEVFGCPVLVPPPGEYVADGAARQAAWLALGTPDAPDWTPADTEEYAADAVPAIRTRYAEARDHVLNRVTAG; from the coding sequence GTGACCCTCGTCGCCGGCGTCGACTCGTCGACCCAGTCGTGCAAGGTGGTGATCCGCGACGCGGACACCGGCAAGCTGGTCCGCGAGGGCCGGGCGGCGCATCCGGACGGCACCGAGGTGCACCCGGACGCCTGGTGGGCGGCGCTGCAACAGGCCGTCGACGCGGCCGGCGGGCTGGACGACGTGTCCGCCGCCGCCGTCGCCGGCCAGCAGCACGGCATGGTCTGCCTGGACGAGACCGGCCAGGTGGTCCGGCCGGCCCTGCTGTGGAACGACACCCGCTCGGCCGGTGCCGCCGCCGAACTGATCGACGAGTTCGGCGGCGGCACCGCCGGCCGGCAGGCCTGGGCCGACGCCGTCGGCCTGGTGCCGGTGGCCAGCTTCACCATCACCAAACTGCGCTGGCTGGCCCGCACCGAGCCGGCCGCCGCCGACCGTACGGCCGCGGTCTGCCTGCCGCACGACTGGCTGACCTGGCGGCTGGCCGGCACCGGCGACCTGGCCGCGCTGCGCACCGACCGCAGCGACGCCAGCGGCACCGGCTACTGGTCAGCGGCGACCGGCCAGTACCGCCCCGACCTGCTCGAACACGCCTTCGGCCGGACGCCGCTGGTGCCGACCGTGCTCGGCCCCACCGACCCGGCCGGCGCGCTGCGCTCCGGTGCCCCGCTCGGCCCCGGCGCCGGTGACAACGCTGCCGCCGCGCTCGGCGTCGGCGCCCGCCCCGGCGACGTGATCGTGTCGATCGGCACCTCCGGCACCGTGTTCAGCGTCGCCGACACCCCGGCCGCCGACCCCAGCGGCACGGTCGCCGGCTTCGCCGACACCACCGGTCGGTTCCTGCCGCTGGTCGCCACCCTCAACGCCGCCCGGGTGCTCGACGCCGCCGCGAAGATGCTCGGCGTCGACCACGAACGGCTCGCCGAGTTGGCGCTGAGCGCGCCGGCCGGCGCCGACGGGTTGGTGCTGGTGCCGTACCTCGAAGGGGAACGCACCCCGGACCGGCCGACGGCCAGCGGCTCGCTGCACGGGCTCACCCTGGCCAGCAGCACCCCCGCGCACCTGGCGCGGGCCGCCGTCGAGGGCATGCTCTGCGCGCTCGCCGACGGCCTGGACGCCCTCATCGCCCAGGGCGCGGCCGTCAACCGGGTCATTCTGGTCGGCGGCGGGGCGCGCTCTGCGGCGGTACGCCGGATCGCGCCCGAGGTGTTCGGCTGCCCGGTGCTGGTTCCGCCGCCGGGGGAGTACGTCGCCGACGGTGCCGCCCGGCAGGCCGCCTGGCTGGCGCTGGGCACCCCGGACGCGCCGGACTGGACCCCGGCCGACACCGAGGAGTACGCCGCCGACGCGGTGCCCGCCATCCGCACCCGGTACGCCGAGGCGCGCGATCACGTCCTGAACCGGGTCACCGCCGGCTGA
- a CDS encoding GntR family transcriptional regulator: MRPARRLTLTDDVYETVRAQVMDHVVAPGARINIDALARDLQVSPTPVREALARLEADGLVRKRPLVGYTATPLLTRDEFDELVEMRLILETAAARRAAARSATAEPAVLGLLREAAALPGPVPGAQGYASIAAFTAQDARFHNLLAEQSGNRMLHDAVVRLRPHLHLFRLHFPPTHYRTSGAEHHRIVDAVASGDPDRAETAVREHLLAARQRHLPFFRQG, translated from the coding sequence GTGCGGCCAGCGCGTCGTCTCACCCTCACCGACGACGTGTACGAGACCGTCCGCGCCCAGGTGATGGACCACGTGGTCGCCCCGGGCGCCCGGATCAACATCGACGCCCTGGCCCGCGATCTGCAGGTCTCCCCCACCCCGGTGCGCGAGGCGCTCGCCCGGCTGGAAGCCGACGGGCTGGTCCGCAAGCGCCCACTGGTCGGATACACCGCCACGCCACTGCTTACCCGCGACGAGTTCGACGAACTCGTCGAGATGCGGCTGATCCTGGAAACCGCCGCCGCCCGACGGGCCGCCGCCCGGTCGGCGACCGCCGAACCGGCCGTCCTCGGTCTGCTCCGCGAGGCCGCCGCCCTGCCCGGTCCGGTGCCCGGCGCGCAGGGCTACGCGAGCATCGCCGCCTTCACCGCCCAGGACGCCCGGTTCCACAACCTGCTCGCCGAACAGTCCGGCAACCGGATGCTGCACGACGCGGTCGTCCGCCTCCGGCCACACCTGCACCTGTTCCGGCTGCACTTCCCGCCGACGCACTACCGCACCAGCGGGGCCGAACACCACCGGATCGTCGACGCGGTGGCGTCCGGTGACCCGGACCGGGCCGAGACAGCGGTACGCGAGCATCTACTCGCCGCCCGGCAACGCCACCTCCCCTTCTTCCGGCAGGGCTGA
- a CDS encoding sugar transferase, giving the protein MVQPESTPGAPTAVLHARQRAYIRAIAALDIGVLCAAVLAGYLVRFGAEEATGADLPYVLTTPCLMIAWLASLKLLRCYDDRVLGYGADEYRRVITASLRLAGTVAIIGYVANVGISRGFLAVAFSVGTVGLVAGRFGARKYLHRQRATGTGWFRKVLVVGDTPHVLELVHTLRREPYAGYRVVGACIPDALLAPVPQRLGDVPVAGSFRNIPDAAAATGADTVAVTASGELTATRLRRLGWQLEGTGIDLVLAPALTDVAGPRIHTRPVAGLPLIHVEAPEFRGTRKLVKGFVDRSVSLLAVTLLLPILTLLALAIKIDSRGPVIFKQVRVGQGGREFHVYKFRTMVVDADKLLAELAAKNETDGLMFKMRDDPRITRVGRFLRKYSLDELPQLANVLFGHMSLVGPRPPLPSEVARYDGDVARRLLVKPGMTGLWQVSGRSDLSWEDGIRLDLYYVENWSLASDLTILWKTFGAVVNGRGAY; this is encoded by the coding sequence GTGGTGCAACCGGAATCCACACCGGGAGCGCCCACCGCAGTGCTGCACGCGCGACAGCGTGCCTACATTCGGGCGATCGCCGCCCTTGACATCGGCGTGCTCTGCGCCGCCGTGCTGGCCGGCTACCTGGTGCGCTTCGGCGCCGAGGAAGCCACCGGCGCGGACCTACCGTACGTCCTGACGACCCCGTGTCTGATGATCGCGTGGCTGGCCTCGCTGAAGTTGCTGCGCTGCTACGACGACCGGGTGCTCGGCTACGGCGCCGACGAGTACCGGCGGGTGATCACCGCCAGCCTGCGGCTGGCCGGCACCGTGGCGATCATCGGCTACGTCGCCAACGTCGGGATCAGCCGGGGCTTCCTGGCGGTGGCCTTCTCGGTCGGCACCGTCGGTCTGGTCGCCGGCCGGTTCGGTGCCCGTAAGTACCTGCACCGCCAGCGGGCCACCGGGACGGGGTGGTTCCGCAAGGTGCTGGTGGTCGGGGACACCCCGCACGTGCTGGAGCTGGTGCACACCCTGCGGCGGGAGCCGTACGCGGGCTACCGGGTGGTCGGCGCCTGCATCCCGGACGCGCTGCTGGCCCCGGTGCCGCAGCGGCTCGGTGACGTGCCGGTCGCCGGTTCGTTCCGCAACATCCCGGACGCCGCCGCCGCGACCGGCGCCGACACCGTCGCGGTCACCGCGTCGGGGGAGCTGACCGCCACCCGGCTGCGCCGGCTCGGCTGGCAGTTGGAGGGCACCGGCATCGACCTGGTGCTGGCCCCGGCGCTGACCGACGTGGCCGGTCCGCGGATCCACACCCGGCCGGTCGCCGGGCTGCCGCTGATCCACGTCGAGGCACCCGAGTTCCGGGGCACCCGCAAGCTGGTCAAGGGCTTCGTCGACCGGTCGGTGTCGCTGCTGGCGGTGACCCTGCTGCTGCCGATCCTGACCCTGCTCGCCCTGGCGATCAAGATCGACAGCCGAGGCCCGGTCATCTTCAAGCAGGTCCGGGTCGGCCAGGGCGGGCGGGAGTTCCACGTCTACAAGTTCCGCACGATGGTGGTCGACGCCGACAAGCTGCTCGCCGAACTGGCGGCCAAGAACGAGACCGACGGGCTGATGTTCAAGATGCGCGACGACCCGCGTATCACCCGGGTCGGCAGGTTCCTGCGCAAGTACTCGCTCGACGAGCTGCCACAGCTGGCGAACGTACTGTTCGGCCACATGAGCCTGGTCGGTCCGCGACCGCCGCTGCCGTCGGAGGTGGCCCGCTACGACGGCGACGTCGCCCGCCGACTGCTGGTCAAGCCCGGGATGACCGGCCTGTGGCAGGTCAGCGGCCGGTCCGACCTGTCCTGGGAAGACGGCATCCGGCTCGACCTCTACTACGTGGAGAACTGGTCGCTGGCCAGCGACCTGACCATCCTGTGGAAGACCTTCGGCGCGGTCGTCAACGGCCGCGGCGCGTACTGA
- a CDS encoding DUF397 domain-containing protein yields the protein MELTEARWRKSTRSDSANCVEVADNLPGRVYVRDTKNRDGGTLTFAPSSWSSFVELAKTYA from the coding sequence ATGGAGCTGACCGAGGCGCGTTGGCGCAAGAGCACCAGATCCGACTCGGCGAACTGTGTCGAGGTGGCCGACAACCTGCCAGGACGCGTCTACGTCCGGGACACCAAGAACCGTGACGGCGGTACGTTGACCTTCGCCCCGTCGTCCTGGTCGAGCTTCGTCGAGCTGGCCAAGACGTACGCCTGA
- a CDS encoding substrate-binding domain-containing protein, whose product MALVVVTAGVWFGYQRLTAPSCSGALPLVVSAAPEIAPAVQAAADQWRAEGGALGDTCVAVQVAASDPVDVAAVVAGQHGVALAGVGQASGTAIAPDVWVPDSSTWLLRLSSLAPGFTPANNESVARSPVVVAMPEPVATNLGWPDQQLTWTDLLQQITTGTELRTGIVEPTRDAAGLSGLLALGEAAGEAGANAQQATTAALRALATGRSALREDLIARFPRSADPASVASALGAAALSEEDVIEYNAAQPPIALAALYLEPAPMSLDYPYAVLPGADPAKAAAAAAFYSVLTGAGFRNRLGDQGLRAPDGTWGAGFSAPQGAPSPAGTAPATVTPDSGGTAAGGLDPVVIDRTLATWTSVTLPAQMLAVIDVSGSMLEPVPTADNVSRADLTREAARRGLGLFDDSWALGLWIFSTELDGEQDWRELVPISPLSSSRAELEASLSEVVPKRNGNTGLYDTTLAAYLAVQDEWAAGRVNSVVIFTDGRNEDDSGLTQDELLAELAETADPQRPIQVIYVGIGDGVSQEELESITNTTGGGVFVTEDPANIGDILLKAIALRPTTVR is encoded by the coding sequence ATGGCGCTTGTCGTCGTCACCGCCGGGGTCTGGTTCGGCTACCAACGTCTCACCGCCCCGTCCTGCTCCGGGGCGTTGCCGCTGGTGGTCTCCGCCGCACCGGAGATCGCGCCCGCCGTGCAGGCGGCGGCGGACCAGTGGCGGGCCGAGGGCGGCGCGCTCGGTGACACCTGCGTCGCGGTCCAGGTCGCCGCATCCGACCCGGTCGACGTGGCCGCTGTGGTGGCCGGGCAGCACGGTGTCGCGCTGGCCGGGGTCGGTCAGGCCAGCGGTACGGCGATCGCGCCGGACGTATGGGTGCCGGATTCGTCAACCTGGCTGCTCCGGCTGAGTTCGCTGGCCCCCGGGTTCACCCCGGCCAACAACGAGTCGGTGGCCCGTAGCCCAGTGGTGGTCGCGATGCCCGAGCCGGTGGCTACCAACCTGGGCTGGCCCGACCAGCAGCTGACCTGGACCGACCTGCTGCAGCAGATCACCACCGGCACCGAGCTGCGGACCGGCATCGTCGAACCGACCCGCGACGCGGCCGGCCTGTCCGGCCTGCTCGCCCTCGGTGAGGCGGCCGGCGAGGCGGGAGCGAACGCCCAGCAGGCGACCACGGCGGCGCTGCGCGCCCTGGCCACCGGCCGGTCCGCGCTGCGGGAGGACCTGATCGCCCGCTTCCCCCGGTCGGCCGATCCCGCGTCGGTCGCCTCCGCGCTCGGTGCCGCCGCCCTGTCCGAGGAGGACGTGATCGAGTACAACGCCGCGCAGCCGCCGATCGCGCTCGCGGCGCTGTACCTGGAGCCGGCGCCGATGTCGCTCGACTACCCGTACGCGGTGCTGCCCGGTGCCGACCCCGCGAAGGCCGCGGCGGCGGCCGCCTTCTACTCGGTGCTGACCGGTGCCGGATTCCGTAACCGGCTCGGTGATCAGGGTCTACGGGCGCCGGACGGCACCTGGGGTGCCGGCTTCAGCGCGCCCCAAGGGGCACCCAGCCCGGCCGGTACCGCACCGGCGACCGTCACCCCGGACTCCGGCGGTACGGCGGCCGGTGGTCTGGACCCGGTGGTGATCGACCGGACCCTCGCCACCTGGACGTCGGTCACCCTGCCCGCCCAGATGCTCGCGGTGATCGACGTTTCCGGTTCGATGCTGGAGCCGGTGCCCACCGCGGACAACGTCTCCCGCGCCGATCTCACCCGGGAGGCGGCCCGCCGAGGGCTCGGTCTGTTCGACGATTCGTGGGCTCTCGGACTGTGGATCTTTTCCACTGAGCTGGACGGCGAGCAGGACTGGCGGGAACTCGTACCGATCAGTCCGTTGAGTAGCAGTCGGGCCGAGTTGGAAGCGTCGCTGTCGGAGGTCGTGCCGAAGCGAAACGGAAATACCGGTTTGTACGACACGACGCTCGCCGCTTATCTGGCGGTGCAGGACGAATGGGCAGCCGGGCGTGTCAACTCGGTGGTCATCTTCACTGATGGTAGGAACGAGGACGACAGCGGGTTGACCCAGGATGAGCTGTTGGCCGAGTTGGCCGAGACGGCTGATCCACAGCGGCCCATCCAGGTGATCTACGTTGGCATCGGCGACGGGGTGAGTCAGGAGGAACTGGAGTCGATCACCAATACCACCGGTGGCGGGGTGTTCGTAACCGAGGATCCGGCCAACATCGGTGACATCTTGCTCAAGGCGATCGCTCTCCGCCCGACAACCGTGCGCTGA
- a CDS encoding helix-turn-helix transcriptional regulator — protein sequence MSASEYLIGDLRRIRELLGLTQEAWGERIHFSASHVGAVERGERPALPDYLTAVDRAHGTAFMKFYREFIRGEWTPVWYRPFVEYESRAKLLRIFQPMVMPGLLQTEAYARALLQALNTKPEELEPTLAARLDRQEIVTRATNACRLVVVLDEIVLRRSVGGSEVMRDQLKAIADANQRQNVQVHIVPFATGGYPGVLGPMVLATVDGRTVGFLEGHLEGRLIEATDATEALEEDWETIRGYALPGQQSQEMIMEAIETWS from the coding sequence ATGTCTGCGAGCGAGTATCTGATAGGGGACCTTCGGCGGATCCGGGAGTTGCTGGGTCTCACCCAGGAGGCCTGGGGCGAGCGCATCCACTTCTCCGCATCGCACGTCGGGGCGGTGGAGCGTGGCGAGCGGCCGGCGCTCCCGGATTACCTCACTGCAGTGGACCGGGCGCACGGCACCGCGTTCATGAAGTTCTATCGGGAGTTCATCCGTGGCGAGTGGACTCCGGTGTGGTACCGCCCGTTCGTCGAATACGAGAGTCGCGCGAAACTGCTGCGGATCTTCCAACCGATGGTGATGCCCGGCCTGCTGCAGACCGAGGCGTACGCGCGCGCATTGTTGCAGGCGCTCAACACCAAGCCGGAGGAGCTTGAGCCGACGTTGGCTGCCCGACTGGACCGCCAGGAGATCGTCACCCGGGCCACCAACGCCTGCCGGCTGGTGGTGGTGCTCGACGAGATCGTGCTACGCCGCTCCGTGGGCGGGTCGGAGGTGATGCGCGACCAGTTGAAGGCGATCGCCGACGCCAACCAGCGGCAGAACGTGCAGGTGCACATCGTGCCGTTCGCCACCGGTGGCTATCCCGGGGTGCTCGGGCCGATGGTGCTGGCGACCGTGGACGGCCGGACGGTCGGCTTCCTCGAAGGCCACCTGGAAGGGCGGTTGATCGAAGCCACGGATGCCACCGAGGCGCTGGAAGAGGACTGGGAGACGATCCGGGGGTACGCTCTGCCCGGCCAGCAGTCCCAAGAGATGATCATGGAGGCGATCGAGACATGGAGCTGA